A single genomic interval of Stieleria maiorica harbors:
- a CDS encoding PEP-CTERM sorting domain-containing protein (PEP-CTERM proteins occur, often in large numbers, in the proteomes of bacteria that also encode an exosortase, a predicted intramembrane cysteine proteinase. The presence of a PEP-CTERM domain at a protein's C-terminus predicts cleavage within the sorting domain, followed by covalent anchoring to some some component of the (usually Gram-negative) cell surface. Many PEP-CTERM proteins exhibit an unusual sequence composition that includes large numbers of potential glycosylation sites. Expression of one such protein has been shown restore the ability of a bacterium to form floc, a type of biofilm.), with protein MNRSPWRTFTPFIPACLFCLVIGWSQMAQADVIARFEFEGNDYTTETSNPSGFNTGLNLSSSVSNAGVTVSELQFSRNLDPTAALGFAADDYDNALGFSTDENDDRSLEFTNQVVYFDVNVHVGFRLNLQSISFDSLKTRGTNTSGARVTYSLFVNPEGDPAVDGLLGDTDFLTNVAHDHHAPGEAGAESTGEDFSTGRWNTGPIDLNGVQAAAGTNTFALRLYGSEGATSDQDFGIDNLILSGQVTAIPEPATTAVILLSITAASWRRRRSQQA; from the coding sequence GTGAACCGAAGTCCCTGGCGCACCTTCACCCCATTCATCCCGGCCTGTCTGTTTTGTTTGGTCATCGGATGGAGCCAGATGGCGCAAGCCGATGTCATCGCACGCTTTGAATTTGAAGGCAACGACTACACCACCGAGACCAGCAATCCGAGCGGATTCAACACGGGGCTGAACCTATCCAGCAGCGTCTCCAACGCGGGTGTGACGGTTAGCGAATTGCAGTTTTCTCGCAACCTGGATCCCACGGCCGCACTCGGCTTCGCCGCCGATGACTACGACAATGCGCTCGGATTCAGCACCGACGAGAATGACGATCGATCACTCGAGTTCACGAATCAAGTCGTTTACTTTGACGTCAACGTCCACGTCGGATTCCGACTGAATCTGCAATCGATCAGTTTCGACTCCTTGAAGACTCGCGGGACGAACACCAGTGGTGCCCGCGTCACCTATTCCTTGTTCGTCAACCCAGAGGGTGACCCTGCGGTTGACGGCTTGCTCGGCGACACCGACTTTCTGACCAACGTGGCACACGACCATCACGCACCGGGTGAAGCGGGAGCCGAATCGACGGGCGAGGATTTTTCGACCGGGCGTTGGAACACCGGTCCGATCGACTTGAACGGTGTGCAAGCGGCCGCTGGCACCAACACGTTTGCGCTGCGACTGTACGGCAGCGAAGGTGCGACGAGCGACCAAGACTTCGGCATCGACAACCTGATCCTGTCCGGCCAAGTCACCGCCATCCCCGAACCGGCCACCACCGCGGTGATTCTCTTGAGCATCACCGCCGCCAGCTGGCGGCGACGCCGATCCCAGCAGGCGTAA